The nucleotide sequence tgACTTAACTAGCCGCTCTGTGTAAGTTTACCGGACTCAGAGAGGgatattttcaaaaagcccatttcctcAGTAAAATACTATTTCATCCACAAGGATAGCTTCCAAATTACTCTTCCTATTCACTATTTTCATGCATTTATTCAACTGCAATATTACTATAAATTGTCCtttggtttgttttcatttttttgtcatTATTTGCTCTATCTCTCATCCAATgtaaatagggttgccaactggctccaaattttctggttttaccccattgcatgctgggacttattctgatttccctattgtattccctaagaaaagcaagactataagtacctgcttgcagggaagtaaaaccagggctggatcagcctgccctgaaaatctggagcaagTCGGCAACCCTAGATGTAAACAACTGGATGAACTTGGCTAGGAAAGGCATGCAAAAAAAGACATCAAACTGAGGAATGCAAACAGAAAATTGCAGCATTAGTCATCATTTTCATAATACCTTAAACACAGGGGTCCATCttcaaaagttatctggctaggtaagtcagccagataatcttagctgggatattcaatgATTCAGATAACTTTTAACTTAttgagcaggcctaaagttagctggataacttagctggatcaGTCTCAAtaacactacttatccagcttaattagccagataagtagctcctcctaGTTACGCTACCATCTCGCtcatcatttagctggataaatacttggTCGGATAAGTACACAGgatcagataagaacataagaacataagaaaatgccatactgggtcagaccaagggtccatcaagcccagcatcctgtttccaacagtggccaatccaggtcataagaacctggcaagtacccaaaaactaagtctattccatgttacccttgctaaaggcagtggctattctctaatggccggattttaaatgccctgcgcgcgtaaattcgcctgctgctacttagccgctCAAGTCCctacttatacagctaagtggcactgaatatatgcaaatatttacaAACAATTGCTGCCAATAAGCAGTGAAAGAATCCGACAAGGAAAATGAAGGAAGAACTAGGGATCTTCATGCTGAAACTTCCCATGGATAACTACAGAGACAAGGTAGAGAAGAGTGACATTTTATCATGGTGGTTTTGCTTCAGAAACTGAAGAATAGGTGACCTTCTTCAAATGGCTGTGACAGACTTGAATTTTCATTGCTGGCTAAAGCATCTGGTAGCTGATATACTGTGATTAAATGCAGGGTGGGTGGTGGAACTGTCTGTGGACATCtaggggctaattttcaaactgACTTCCTTTTTACTTATAGCAGCATTTTGCACTAGTTTTCAAAGgagaaaaaatgtgcatattgagGGAAGACATTTTCAGACTACTGATTTATGTGTGCAAAATCACTATTTACTCCCATGCAGCCCCCATCcaggtcagctcttgggcacaggGGCATGCGGAAAGGGTCCCAAGATCTCCAAGGGTtcccgcccccgaggttcgtgctaACACTGCAACAAAGTTAGGGACGTGCACGCgcgtgtgccctaggaggcctcaggtcaagaTGTCCGAATGCCGTGCCAGAGCtgctccggggaagccggagggtgaGGCAAGGGGACGCCACGGATGCCattctcctgaggctggtggagaaagctgagagaaaggtgaggcatgttgGGCGAAGTCATCTGagcctgacggacgcaacagtaggtCTTGGTGGGTGTCCTGTGGCTGACTGTGTGCATCACTTTTGTTGTACATTGGCTCAGGATGCGGTTGATCAATTGTCTCCTGTTTAGGCACAGGGTATTCAAATGGAGCCCTTCCTGAGTGTAGTTGCCTGGTTCTTTCTCGTTTCCAATCCCCATGGGATGCTGGGATCCATGGTTGCGCTGAAGTGTTTTCCTTGGGGCGTGTGCCTGGCGCATGAGTTAATTGCAATGCATCCGTGTGATTCAGAGCCGGTGGATCACTGCAACGGCGTTTAGTATTCATGGCATTTTGCATTTCAGGTCCGATTTCTTCGGTCAAGACAGCCATTTGTGAGGGGGAGAGTGTCCTCCCAAGATACGAGGGTTTCTCTGAGGGAGGCGGTGTTTTGGTGCTGGCATGTGTTGAAGGGTGAGCCGTGACATACTCAAGGGTCCGCTGAGCCGTATCCTGCTGGGCCTTGGATCTGAGTGGGTCCTTCCCACTGTCTTGGTCTAGGGCCACATCAAATACCTTAGCTTcagcttcaagggctgctgcctTTCCTTTCTGTCACAACATGTCCAAGGCAATATCCTTTCTGCGTGCTTCAGCGGCAGCTGTAGCAGCAACCTTCTGTTGCTTTTTTTCTATTCTGAGCCTTTCCATTTTAAGGGCTTCTTCTTGTTCAGCAAACTGCATGCGTATCATGGCTGCTTGAGACTCTTCTTTCTTTTGGATGGCAGCTGTGCTGAGATGAGAACGGTTTGAGGATCTTGACCCGTGTGACCTTGGGGACTTTGTTGTATACTTAGAGGTGCAAGAGTGCTGAGAGTCAATCTCACTTATTGAATCGCTGCTTCTGGCCACTGTTAGTGGTAATCCATTACCATTCTCTGGTTGTATTTGGTCTAAAATTCTGCTGGTGGCCTTTTTCTTCAAGGCTTTCTGCAGTGTTAATTCATGTTTACTTGAGATATTCTGCTATGATGAGCTGATAGGTTTGGAAATAAAGCTTCAGCTGCTCTATATGGTGCTTAAGGTTGACAGGGTTTTTTGAGACCTTCTCCTTTTCCTGTTCAACACTATGCCACTCCCTTTCTATCTTGTGCTTATGCTCTTATCTGCTCGTCTCATATCTCTCCATAGCTTTCTCTGATAGTTTACATAATCTCTTCAGTTTACTGCTTTCATCCTTTCTTTCAATATCCTCTCCCTTTTGCTCTGTGTCATCTCTTAATTCAATGGTTTAAGTTAGCTGTTTTAAGGTGTCTTTCTGTGCTGCTGCTTCAGCCATATCCCTCTCTCATCAGCAAATACTTCTTTCAGTCACTGAGTTAGGGGGGATGTGCTGCTGAATTGTTTTAGAAGTAAGAGGACAAGAGCTAGCTAATACCTCAGAAAAGTTTGTCTCTGGGTGATTACTTTCTGCTCCCTGTCCGTTAGAGTCAGCAGAGATCTGGTATCTATGGCAGCCTTCAATAGCAAAATATATAACAAAGGAATGGGGGAAGGGTACAGCACACCTTCGGTAGCAAAGCTTGTGACAAAGGAATGGGGGAAGGGCACAGCACACCTTCACAGTCACTGTCTTTCCAATCTTGATACCCAATGCTGTGTGTGCTCAGCTTAaattcagccttttttttttttttttactcaattcaAGTCCACACTTTTCACCAACTTCTTATTCAGAACCTTCTATTATTTCTTAATGAAGTCTTCACAATTATTCAGTTCTTTATTTGTTAGTTTTCACTATCTTCCTGTTTGTTATGGGTTTCACTATTCTGGCTCAAATAAAACATTTGTGTTTTATTacccaggcagctaaactttcccCCCAATCAGTCCTCATGACAAAGATTCTGTAAGTCTGAAATTGTTTATTGTACAAGTAAATTTTTACTCACAATTGTTGCACTTCAGATGCAAGCCCCAGGCAagaatctttggtaactggagataaggtaggagaagggagaatggaGTTTCTTGTGTTCAAGGCTGAGAGGATGAAaggaatatgaggctgatttagtctttaGAAGAAGGTGATAAGAGGGAAGGTGAAACCTAGTCCgtttaaggggggggggtaaCATGGAACACTGCTACTCAGAGGCAAGCATGGAGCAACTGACTCTCCTCGAGAGCTGCCCAAGGAAAAGCCTCCACAAGCTAGAGGCAGGGGACAGGGTCCAATGGAagtgagcctaagaaccatgtaacacagggggaacatgaagggcagtcctttgAACCTATAAGGCACCCTGGAAAACTTAACTTAGATTGAATGGGATTCAAGCTCTCCCgatggtgagagaaagtggaggggggagggggcctctTAAAGacaaaggctcacagattttcatcataggttacaaacagtgtttcagtattaagaatcctcagaagggaggactgcactaaacacagttaaactgcaatatagtcagatacaaacatgtacccactgctggggacagaacaattattaattttttttgagAATTTATACATGCTTTTCTATGCAAATATTGTAAACCAACCTTGAGGCTTGATAGAAAACAATGTAATTTATTTAAGAATTGTACATATTAGAAATAAGAAAGCATTACCAAAGTAACATGGGCTTGAGAAGGCCAATCTGGTGTTTCACAGAAGGTTCCTGGTTTGATCCCTTGTCAAGTTTCTGTTTCCTGGctcagctggggctggggataCTATGGAGGGAGTGTTCACAGCTTCCAggtgggagggagtcatggtcatctCTCAAGGGTagcacctagtggctggattcagggtccATGAATAAAGGttctagaaggagccctggtCTAAAGCTCCCAGCCCAAGACCATCACTGTAATGAACAGACAAAGGAAGGGAGAGAATATAAAATTGAGGGAAAAAATCCCTAGGTATTTGTGAATGAATACTCATGCCACCAGGATCCTAGCcctagttctgactgagctgTAGGCCCGAAAGCACAGGAAGAATACCGTTGGGGCAAATAACAAGCAAAATACCCTGTAGGTTTATGAATGCCCTTCTTTTTCAACTTGACGAGCAGAATCGAATCATACCAACATTACATAAATTACTTTATATTAACGGGAAAAGGGAAGTAGAATATGATTTATATATTCTGTATACTAGTGATAGGAATTTTACAGTCATACAATCATAAGAATACACTTAAACACAGTAAGGTTAACTTTCAAAGAACTACATGTATATGGCCATGCGGAGATATatgacagtattttataacctgcatgtgtaagatacacgcagattataaaatacgtatatttcaatgcattgaatgtgtgtacttttcctacctttttAAAAAAGATATGAATGTATGTTGTACATGCGGGAAAAATCACGCCTTGCTTGTGTAAACCCCTGTTAGCGTgtggaagttggtatattttaaaaacatgagcGCGTAATCGAAATCACCAGTTTACTAAAAtctcctccagttcacccagtcctcctccaggtcatcaagaccctcctagttcttcactctgaactcctcccatttcatccagacctcccatccagccAAGCGTAAACAATagacgagtctgatatcaattgcgcaagataattagcaggtgtaaaattccCACGAATAACTTGACAAATGTACATGTTtcttataaaatatcaacttGTGGGCATAGCTCTTGGCCCCAGAACACCAGTAGACCGCTCCTATTTCCACGCATAAATGTGGGCATGAGACTGAAAATGCGCAGATATTTTtgaagtttttaaaatagcatgtatgcaaatgcaagctatttatgtgcatatgtgctaattttacatgcgtaaatttgaaaattcaccccaatgaTTGGAAGTGATACCAGGAATTAAAAGTGCATTAAGAACTTATAAAGGAATagcagttttaattattggcaattattattattattatttttttgtatgaaaTACCATCTGTTTTGTCTAAGGCTGCAATGAGTATtcctgttttatatttaatttattcaATGTTAGTACTAGTTTGAACAGTATTGGAAATATTGTATGTCATCtggcttgtggggggggggggggggaggaggtgttgagttattattttttatttcctagGTGTTGTTTTATTTCCTGGTAATACTATTAATATACTGCTTTGCATTTCAGCTGAGACGAGGATCAtacttttttttctatatttttgaaGGTGGCTTACAGAATGCAACAAGGGATGACCTCAAAGGCCATTGCCAAAATGATTGCTGTGTGGACCTTTGCATTCTTACTCTATGGACCAGCAATTGTAGTCTGGGAGTATGTGGTAGGTGGCAGTGTGGTAGTCAATGGTCAGTGCTATGCAGAGTTTAACTCCAACTGGTACTTCCTGCTCTGTGCTTCAGTCTTTGAATTCTTCACTCCAATCATCTCTGTGTCTTATTTCAACCTATGCATCTACTGGAACTTACAAAAACGCAAACAACAGAGGCTTAGCACTTTAACCATAAGATCAATGGCTTTGCCTTCAGGAAAGGATGATCACAAACTCAAGTGTTGCACTTTTACAAAAATATTCGTAGCTGCTCAGACTGATGGAAAATCTCTTGACTTGGTGACACAGTCTAGTTCTGCAAGGATACAGAAACAATCACATGGTGATGTGAAGTCAGAACCTTCCAGAAGTTGTTCCGTCATGTTCCAAGACAAACATTCTGTACCACAGAAAACGAAGCCCATGTCAAAATTGCTCAGAGACAAACAAATAGCAAAATCCCTTGCTATAATTGTAGGCATTTTTGGCATTTGCTGGGCACCATACACATTACTCATGATTGTCCGTGCAGCCTGTaagggaacctgtgtgtatgatTACTGGTATGAAACGACATTTTGGCTTTTGTGGCTCAATTCTTCTATTAATCCTTTCCTCTATCCTCTGTGCCATGCTAGTTTTCGTAATGCTTTTAAGAAAATGCTGTGCCCTAATCCATTTGTTGCACATACACAGGGCAGGCCTCCATTTAGTATCAGTGCACCATAAATGCTTTATCATACAGGATACAGATTTTGACTATGTGACTTCATCTGAATTATTTTAGTTTAAATAGATTTTGTTGGTTTTTAATACCAGGTAAGacctattggggcagattttcaaagccgacgtgcataaatccgggcagatttacgcacgtaggggggggggggttacgcacgacgggcctattttcaaaaggcctggcggtgcgcgtaaagccccgggacgcgcgtatgtcctggggctcgaaaaatgggcggggcatgggcggggaaaTCCAGGGCAGGTAGGGGTCTGGCCGGAGCCTCCAgccacagcggccatttgccgctgtgcctgggatcgcgggacGGCCGTTGACCGGCACATGCAATCTACGCCTGCTCGGAGGCaggcacaatttataaaataaaggtgggggggatttaggtagggctggggggtgggttagataggggaagggagggaaggtgggggggggggccgaaggaaagggaaaagccatcggggcttccctagggctcggtgcgcgcaaagcgcactagtgtgtaccccctcgcgcacgctgaccccggattttataacatgcacacagctgcgcgtgcattttataaaatcgggcgtagatttgtgcgtgctggtttgcgcgcacaaatctacacccgcgcgtagctattaaaatccggcccattgtgctTTGTTGCTTATTTGTATTGGTGAATGAAATATACAGTATAAGTTGCTGGGCCATTATTTCCCAATTATATAATAATAAGGAGAAAGTGAGCAGTGTGCTTAATACAACTGACACTGTGTCATGTGGCCATGTATCAAAATTCAAACCATGACTCTTTCATTGCCAGAAACATTATTATATTCTAAACTCAAACAATATAAAGCATTAATGCTTCATCTTCAATTTTTAATTCTCATTTTTCTAATTCTATTTATCTCATTTAAAATAGGTAACTAAAATATATAAGGTCATAAGGAGTTCAATATTCAGTAATCCAGTGAACAAAAATAtaaccagataaagttatctgggtaactttttggggatattcagcagaacttagcCAGGTCTGTTAAAGATACTAGGATAACTTTACTTGGGTAAAGTAAGCTATCTGTCTACATTTAAGACAGCATTTTCTCTAACCAGTCTTACTCagctaagtttatccagctaatactGAATGTCAGCACTAGCTGGATATATTTTATCCACGCCCCCAACATGGTCCCCTGCCCTTCCTTTCTTTATATGGCTAATTTTTAGTTGGGTAATGACTTACCTTGACAAAATTCCaccagtgagagggaggggtgggaaTTTCAAATCTCAGCATTGTTCGGCTAACTTTACAGTTATACAgacatttcttttaaatattgacctcaataagttaaaacagaaatagaaacagtGCCATGTTGAGTCATACCAATtctccattgagcccagcatcttgttacAGATAGTAACCAATCTGGTTTTTTTGGAAGTATCCAGCAGACTCAGATGGGGAGACCCATTCTTTGTTTTGGTCCCTATGTCTACCTGACTATATAGATATGCCATCAGAACCttatcctggagtgccacaaacaggccagattttcaggatatctacaatgaatatgcatgagaaagagttGCATAcatattgtagatatcctgaaaacctggcccgtttgtggcactcgaggactgaaaTTCACCATCACTGTCCTATGCTGTGCAAAACAAAAAGATATCATGAGACAAAAATTCCAAAGTTCACATATTCTATTtactaaacagaaaataaaatgcttttttctacctttgttgctggataattttcaaatattttggtCATCGCCTTTTCCAAAGTCTCCTATTTCTGTTTGTTCACGTTCCTCCTGTGTTCTTCAGCTCCTTCCCTACTTCTCTGCTCTTTCCCTGTCAtatcatttttttccatttctctcttTACCTTACTACAACTTATAGCTAGATTTTATCTCTTCTTCTTCCACCTCCAGTTCTCCCTATCATAATGCTACACCTTTCCTTCTATTCCCCCTTCTCTACCAATCTCATCTCGTTAGTTTGCAGTCTTTACTATCTCCAGCTATCTGAGCCTTGTCCTTTCTTTCAACAGCTGCCTCCATTCTTGATCTCTGAAACTTCCAAATCATTCTCTGCCTCCCATCCCTCACCTttccacctcctcctctctcaacttccatcctccccctccccttcatcAACTTAGAACCTCAACTTCCATCCTTCCctttgccttctgcctgcccccTTCTATTCCTTCAACCTTTACCTAACTCCATTATGCCGCACCCTTGATGACCTTGGAGTTCACTATAAAATTTATGCCGATGTTATTCAATTCTTTTAACTTCTGAAAGAAACATGGGCCCTTACTGCCCTCAACATCTTTAAAACGGAAATCATTATTCTTTCACGCTATCCTGTCGATAACACACCAACAATTTCTCTTTTGATTCCCATTCCATCACTATCTCCCAAAGTGTATGCATTCTTGGCGTTATAattgacccctctctctctctatgtgcaACCAAATAAGAACCATTACCAACAACTCTTTCCACAAACTACACTTACTCCAACACCTTAAGCCCCTTCCTGAACACTCTGATTTCCAATTGGTCCTCCAATCTCTACTATTCTCTggtatagactactgcaacttcctCCTAGCAGGTCTACCTTTATACGTGACGCATCCAAGGCAAATTATACAAACCTCGGTAGCACGACTCCTTACTAGCACTCCCATCCACGAACATATCTCTCCTGTACTCAGATCACTGTACTGGCTCCCAATCATTTACCATATACAGTACAAGCTCACCATGATCATCTACTCCTCGATTCACAATCTATATACTTCCCATGGATCTCCTCAATAATAAAAATCCATACGCCCTCCTTCCCCCTCAGATCTACAAACTTAATGCTACTAGATGTACCATCTCCTAAACTTACACACCTTGAGGAAACAAAAGAATGCACATTCTCTGCAGGGCCactcctatggaacagcctaccaaaggaagAAAGATATACCCGAGAAagaatattttagaaaaatagccctaaaaactttcctcttcaaaaaagcattcccaaacctaaatgtatttatttaaaagtatgtatttaaaagtatttatagccCCATCCTCCAAACTTTAAGGCAGGTTACAACAATACATTCATAATTGATTTGAAGACacatattaaaacaataaattacATAAAAGATAAAGAAATAGATTACCCCCGACAGGTCTCTCATCGGTGAATGCTACTTAACCGACCACTGACCATTCTGCTAGCCCCCCTGTCTTGATAGAGTGAACTCCCTTATGCTCATTTGGTGCTCCCCATTACTGAAGAATTATGTAACATCCTTGATTGTGTATGTTCAAATTGTACCTcactctgaatgtaggaagggcaggtaataaatgtttataaataaataaataaataaatagatagatattcACCCTACCATCCCTTACGTTCCATCCttgccttcctctccctcaccttcCAACACCTGACCCTATCTCattttccatatttccccttcCACTTCCTCATGTTTTaatcttccctttctccccttgCAACTCCCCCACCTTCTACCTTCCCTTCCAACACCTTCCTGTCcatccttcccttctcctccttccaagccctctcaccttccattcctctccttcccctaatGCCCAACTTCTCACCTTTCatcttttccttctctcccttctctcccttctctcccttccaaACCCCCCTTACAGTcgctttctcttcctctctttccaatccccctcccccactgcagtCCGATAAGAGAGGGAGGGCACTTGAAGAGGGCTCCTCTCCTATGCACATTAACTTTTGACCTGCATGAGAAGGAGCAGAGCcagaggcaggaggaggaagtTCAAAGTTCATGCTGCCAGCTCCATTCTCCTACTGGTCGGGCTGCTAGGGAGtcagtggaggggggaggagggtgcacaaCAGCTAATTTTCGGGTCTGCAGGCCATAACGGgaagggaggtgacaggaacagcaAAATGGTTTTGGTCCATCTGGGCCACAAGGAAACCAGCAGAAGCCTttttgaggctgtttttaaacCCTACCCACTTCTCAACAATAAACACTTCCCATTGACTCTTGTTTGTTTCTCATGTATGTTTGTTTTGACAATATTGTAAGCGCCATGGAATAGGGACTGTCTcttgtgtgtatctgtacagcactgtgtacatctagtagtgctttataaatgataaataatagtagtaagtaaaaatatatatgaattcTACATATatacaggtcgattttaaaagcattgctcaggCAAAAATGAATCACTAAGTCTTGGATTTGAAATAACCAAAATAAGATCCACAAATGGCACATGGCTCTACCCAGTAAGAGCGCAAGAAGGGAATACCAAGCAACAGGCTGATGATGCTGACATGCAATCAGAGACAATCACAGCTGCCAGTGATAATGAACTACAAGAAGAAGATGCAGATGTTAATGATGTTTCTTTTCAGAGAACAACATAGCATGTCAATGATAATTAGATGGAAAGAGATGTAACATCTATAAAACCAGGGCCAAATCTAAGGAGATCTAAAAGATCAAATAAAGGAATTCCTCCCATGTGCACATGCTGCACAATTCAAGAAAAAGATATGTCTGGTCTGATGTCATGGAGAGATTGACATGtcgattttaaaaatgttcttggggcatgggcattctggatTAGGGGCCAATATGTACGTGCATAactcagaattttaaaattgctGTGCTTTGCAATCCCGGCTACTTCCAGGTTGCTTAGACAACGCTGGAAGCATGCTTTATACCTCTGGACATTTGGTTGGAGCAAAACCACCTTGTGTTtcacaaaaaagtaaaaacttcTCACTTTCCAACTTGAGACCAGATTTTGGCTGGCTTCTTCCACTAGTAGGAATGACATAGTCAGTATTGTTAGTAtgtacatttttaatttgtatgttttcatttgtatttattatgaATGGTGTTTTATATtataagtggggttttttttttttatatagccaGATGTTGTATTTAGCCTCATCCAGGGGTACTAAGGGTCAGGGTTCAAGTCTGGTGAGGGAGAAAGAATGATCTTACTGGGCCCCTGGTGCGGTCAGTCACTATCACAGTCACCAAGTCACACTCTAGCTCAAAAACCTCCAAGAGGTGCAAAACTATTTGGAATAAAAGCAGGTAACCCCGAATCAACAAAAAGGTAGAAGATAGGATTCAAATCAGTCTCCATCCATTTAGTCACAGCActgagtaaaagaaaaaaaaaacccaaaaacaaagtccaaaGGTGGTGTTCAAAAGAATcagtttactgcaacttaaagaaaAGTATCTAGGCCCAAATCACAAAAAATCAAAACCAGCATACAGCAGATcactaaaataaaacatatcatttcCTTGTCCATTGTAGATTTTCTCACTTGTCTCCTATCTCTTGCATCATCATCCATGGAAAATATATCTTCTCCAGTGAGGGTGGGATTAATAGAGTGTTGCTCCAGCATAAACTTGTCAAGATGGAAAAAAGTATCTCCAAGCACAAAAATGGTAAACTGGGTTTCAAAAAACTTCAAAACCCAACTGTAATCCAGCTCCCCAAAATCCCCAAGTCACTTGAGTTCTCTTCTCAAAAGCCTCAAGACATCTTTTCACCCTTGCTGTCCTGACTGATTGGGCAAAAAGATCTTTGAACCCATCTTTTCGAATACTGGGCTGATATCCTTCCCTCTGGACTGATCAGCCTTACCAAAAATTCTCTTTACTTTCCTTTATATCTCCCAAACATTTGCTTGAGATCCACGGGGAATCCCTtgctctcctttcctccaagaTACTTTCTCCCAACCACTTGCTTG is from Rhinatrema bivittatum chromosome 2, aRhiBiv1.1, whole genome shotgun sequence and encodes:
- the LOC115083363 gene encoding histamine H3 receptor-like, with translation MGQLAKLILLDEDRPRTTNTMLCQLVNLMPPALKEVAATSPSLWESIIMFTLRLYVHMRGNISIINPGEGFGVFSDASYMESRFSGEVLVTLIILMSLLVLVTVLGNTLVIVAFVVDKRLRSQSNFFLLNLALCDFVIGAICIPIYIPYILTGKWLFGRGLCKFWLVSDYVMGTCSTFNIVLISYDRFLSVTQAVAYRMQQGMTSKAIAKMIAVWTFAFLLYGPAIVVWEYVVGGSVVVNGQCYAEFNSNWYFLLCASVFEFFTPIISVSYFNLCIYWNLQKRKQQRLSTLTIRSMALPSGKDDGDVKSEPSRSCSVMFQDKHSVPQKTKPMSKLLRDKQIAKSLAIIVGIFGICWAPYTLLMIVRAACKGTCVYDYWYETTFWLLWLNSSINPFLYPLCHASFRNAFKKMLCPNPFVAHTQGRPPFSISAP